A part of Caviibacter abscessus genomic DNA contains:
- a CDS encoding META domain-containing protein yields MKKIIGLFVVLATIVSCSSTSKDQKFSCKSGVYYKVSESDLNGKSFRLKNTAYSNDYVTLNFKNGKAYGNSVVNNYSGKYNIIDGNRIIIDNISLTLLAGTSDDLRRENEFINLLGSATKISYCTGKLVLTTLNNKELVFVEVE; encoded by the coding sequence ATGAAAAAAATAATAGGACTTTTTGTTGTATTAGCTACAATAGTGTCTTGTTCAAGTACATCAAAAGATCAAAAATTTTCATGTAAGAGTGGGGTGTATTATAAAGTAAGTGAAAGTGATTTAAATGGTAAATCATTCAGACTTAAAAATACTGCATATTCTAATGATTATGTAACTTTAAATTTCAAAAATGGTAAAGCTTATGGAAACAGCGTAGTAAATAACTACTCAGGTAAGTATAACATAATAGATGGAAATAGAATAATAATTGACAATATATCACTTACTCTATTAGCTGGAACAAGTGACGACCTTAGAAGAGAAAATGAATTTATAAACTTATTAGGTTCAGCTACTAAGATTAGTTACTGTACAGGTAAATTAGTTCTTACAACATTAAATAATAAAGAATTAGTATTTGTTGAAGTTGAATAA
- a CDS encoding FAD-dependent oxidoreductase, translated as MKIVVIGGGAAGMMFSTQYKRKNPNDEVIVFEKTKYVSWAGCPTPYYIADELSFSHVVLGTVESFEKKGINVNINSLVSSVDTKNKYVVVNNQKVYYDKLVIACGAKSKGEYGFTLSHAVDAEKIKEYIKNEKPKKAVIIGSGFIGLEMAESFLLQNISVDIIEIGDTLLPNIPENLKEEFYNKVKSSGLNVHLNTSIKEYNEKYLILNNDEKLEYDILLTSIGIRPNIDFLDNQLETKDGKIIVNDVFETSCENIYAIGDCVYNKYNGEDIYIYSPFGDVANKHGMILAKNLSGIKTKWQGTMGSYASSYFDIKFAGTGLTLKKAIELGHNADVIELIAQTKNSGFKDFKPIKMQVVYDKDKQIVLGATAVGYESVAQFIDQISIVAYSKMPIKEFINIDFCYSPTNSSVWNPLLVVYRKVIK; from the coding sequence ATGAAAATAGTTGTTATTGGTGGTGGAGCAGCAGGAATGATGTTTTCTACACAATATAAAAGAAAAAATCCAAATGATGAAGTAATTGTTTTTGAAAAAACCAAATATGTTTCTTGGGCAGGATGTCCAACTCCGTATTATATTGCTGATGAATTATCATTTTCACATGTTGTTCTTGGAACTGTTGAAAGTTTTGAAAAAAAAGGGATAAATGTAAATATTAATAGTCTCGTATCTTCAGTTGATACTAAAAATAAATATGTTGTAGTTAATAATCAAAAAGTGTATTATGACAAGCTTGTTATTGCATGTGGAGCAAAATCAAAAGGAGAATATGGATTTACATTATCTCACGCAGTTGATGCAGAAAAAATAAAAGAATATATAAAAAATGAAAAACCAAAAAAAGCAGTTATTATAGGTAGTGGATTTATAGGTCTTGAAATGGCAGAATCTTTCCTTCTTCAAAATATCAGCGTTGATATAATAGAAATTGGTGATACATTACTTCCAAATATACCTGAAAATTTAAAAGAAGAATTTTATAACAAAGTAAAATCAAGCGGATTAAATGTTCACTTAAACACATCAATAAAAGAATACAATGAAAAATATTTAATACTTAATAACGATGAAAAATTAGAATATGACATTTTATTAACAAGTATAGGAATTAGACCTAATATAGACTTTTTAGATAATCAACTTGAAACTAAAGACGGTAAAATCATTGTAAATGATGTATTTGAAACTTCATGTGAAAATATATATGCTATCGGAGATTGTGTATATAATAAATATAACGGTGAAGATATATATATTTATTCTCCTTTTGGAGATGTTGCCAATAAACACGGAATGATCCTTGCTAAAAACTTATCAGGTATAAAAACAAAATGGCAAGGAACTATGGGTAGCTATGCAAGTTCATATTTTGATATTAAATTTGCAGGTACCGGACTTACATTAAAAAAAGCAATAGAACTAGGACATAATGCTGATGTTATTGAATTAATTGCTCAAACTAAAAATTCAGGATTTAAAGATTTTAAACCTATAAAAATGCAAGTAGTTTATGATAAAGATAAACAAATAGTTTTAGGGGCTACTGCTGTAGGTTATGAAAGTGTGGCACAATTTATTGATCAAATTTCAATAGTAGCATATAGCAAAATGCCTATTAAGGAATTTATAAACATTGATTTTTGTTATTCACCAACAAATTCAAGTGTTTGGAATCCATTATTAGTAGTTTATAGAAAGGTTATAAAATAA
- a CDS encoding ABC transporter permease: MEELSIFIKIIPESIKIGLIYSIMAMGVYITYKILDFPDLTIDGSFPLGGFVFATMSATLIGASNPYISMIIVAIAGAIAGLFTGILHVYFGIDKLLSGILIMIGLYSINARIVGTPSVFIDASKSIYGKLTYDKHFIFFIIAFIIALLLKVIYDYNIKKNKYVIISLSIYIVLFIILTYYAYYTEDISLMITAFIVFIIKLIMDYILTSKFGFILRALGDNETIVTSLGVNEKVLKLYGLMIANSLVAVSGGLFTQYIKVIDLSSSLGTMVIGLASIIFGLGIIKKSRVINHLSIVIIGSIIYYIIINFALNSGEITNSIYEFIGLSQNAINILSIKPTDVKIITALLLAVILGFEHKKKIKKVK; the protein is encoded by the coding sequence ATGGAAGAACTAAGTATTTTTATAAAAATAATACCTGAATCAATAAAAATTGGACTTATTTATTCAATAATGGCAATGGGAGTTTATATCACATATAAGATATTAGATTTTCCAGATCTTACAATTGATGGTTCATTCCCTTTAGGAGGCTTTGTTTTTGCTACTATGTCTGCTACATTAATAGGAGCTAGTAATCCATATATTTCAATGATTATTGTAGCAATTGCAGGTGCAATAGCTGGTTTATTTACAGGTATATTACATGTATATTTTGGAATAGATAAATTACTTTCCGGTATACTTATCATGATAGGACTATATAGTATAAACGCAAGAATTGTTGGTACTCCAAGTGTATTTATTGATGCAAGTAAAAGCATATATGGAAAACTAACATATGATAAACATTTTATATTTTTCATAATTGCATTTATTATTGCACTTTTATTAAAAGTTATATATGACTATAATATCAAAAAGAATAAATATGTAATAATTAGTTTATCAATATACATTGTGTTATTTATAATACTTACATACTATGCTTATTATACTGAAGATATTTCTTTAATGATTACAGCATTTATTGTTTTTATAATAAAATTAATAATGGATTATATTCTTACTTCTAAATTCGGGTTTATACTACGTGCTTTAGGAGACAACGAAACAATAGTTACAAGCTTAGGAGTAAATGAAAAAGTTTTAAAATTATATGGACTTATGATTGCAAACTCATTAGTTGCTGTCTCAGGTGGGTTATTTACTCAATATATAAAAGTAATTGATTTATCATCATCACTTGGTACTATGGTTATTGGACTTGCTTCTATAATATTTGGACTGGGGATAATAAAAAAATCAAGAGTTATAAATCATTTATCAATAGTTATAATAGGGTCAATAATTTATTATATTATAATTAATTTTGCATTAAACTCAGGCGAAATAACTAATTCAATTTATGAATTTATAGGTTTATCGCAAAATGCAATAAATATACTTTCTATAAAACCTACTGATGTTAAGATAATAACAGCACTATTACTTGCAGTTATACTTGGATTTGAACACAAGAAAAAAATTAAGAAGGTGAAATAA
- a CDS encoding ABC transporter ATP-binding protein, whose protein sequence is MIKIKNVKKTFYTDLGTTKEVFKNLNLEANPGDFITIIGSNGAGKSTLFNIINGKIIPDEGSIELNGIDITKLEAYKRSKWISQVYQDPTLGTAPSMVVLENLSMAMNKGKKFNLGFGLDIKHIDLFEKELKNLGLGLENQLYTKVGSLSGGQRQCLSLIMSTLRSPEVLLLDEHTAALDPQTSQIILDKTEEVIKRHHIITFMITHNMQDAIKYGNRLLMLHGGEIIFDIKGKEKEELTVEKLLNMFKQKEMKLSDLSDQDLF, encoded by the coding sequence ATGATTAAAATTAAAAATGTAAAAAAGACCTTTTATACAGATTTAGGAACAACAAAAGAAGTATTTAAAAATTTAAATCTTGAAGCAAATCCAGGAGATTTTATAACTATAATCGGTAGTAACGGTGCAGGTAAATCAACTTTATTTAATATAATAAACGGAAAAATAATTCCTGATGAAGGAAGTATTGAATTAAATGGAATAGATATAACAAAACTTGAAGCATATAAAAGATCTAAATGGATTTCTCAAGTATACCAAGATCCTACACTTGGAACTGCTCCATCAATGGTTGTTTTAGAAAATCTTTCAATGGCTATGAACAAGGGGAAAAAATTTAATTTAGGATTTGGACTTGATATAAAGCATATCGATTTATTTGAAAAAGAACTAAAAAATTTAGGATTAGGACTTGAAAACCAATTATATACAAAAGTTGGTTCTCTATCAGGTGGACAAAGACAATGTCTTTCACTTATAATGTCTACTTTAAGAAGTCCTGAAGTTTTATTATTAGATGAACATACAGCTGCACTTGATCCACAAACATCACAAATAATACTTGATAAAACAGAAGAAGTTATTAAAAGACATCATATTATAACATTTATGATTACACATAATATGCAAGATGCTATAAAATATGGAAACAGACTTCTAATGCTTCATGGTGGTGAAATTATATTTGATATAAAAGGTAAAGAAAAAGAAGAATTAACTGTTGAAAAATTATTAAATATGTTTAAACAAAAAGAAATGAAATTATCTGATTTATCTGATCAAGATTTATTCTAA
- the pulA gene encoding type I pullulanase, which yields MRLGALYTTKKTIFKVWAPDADKVCLKDYTNNKIYEMKKQVNGVHYIKIEGNLAGVEYTYLAHFGDTVNEAVDPYAKAVTVNGERGVVINLKKTNPIHFKRMPSFTDPTDAVIYELHVRDFSIDKSSKIKNKGTFMGLIEKHGINYLKSLGITHLQLLPIFDYSKESVDETDIFEKYNWGYDPVNYNAVEGSYSRNPYIPENRIMELKKMIKKLHENDIRVIMDVVYNHVYDVKSHSFDKLNPNYAFRMNEDGKTYSNGTGCGNDVASEKKWIRKYIVDSVVYWAKEYKLDGFRFDLMGILDVTTMNEIRKELDKIDKGIIILGEGWDLNTTLPDDKKAKQSNAIQMERIAFFSDNFRDSIKGSTFETVGKGFISGSRKKNDDVIKSIKGGNGLYSYTGPEQVVQYVEAHDNYTMFDHLTKLNIKFIKRRHLIATSLVLTSQGVPFLHAGQEFFRTKQGVENSYKSSDEINKFDWNLAKQNKKYIKYVSDLISLRKSEKLFRMKTYDEIEKKLTVLEHKNNVLVYSLGSHKKYIIIANASTSKIKVNFNGEYNVIFNNFKQIEDDVRVRKSIDVTSLNFIILRKIK from the coding sequence ATGAGATTAGGTGCGTTATATACAACAAAAAAAACAATCTTTAAAGTTTGGGCACCAGATGCTGATAAGGTTTGTTTAAAAGATTATACAAATAATAAAATATATGAAATGAAAAAACAAGTAAATGGTGTTCATTATATAAAAATTGAAGGCAATTTAGCAGGTGTAGAATATACATATTTAGCTCATTTTGGAGATACTGTAAATGAAGCTGTGGATCCATATGCAAAAGCTGTTACAGTAAATGGTGAAAGAGGTGTAGTAATTAACTTAAAAAAAACTAATCCAATACATTTTAAAAGAATGCCAAGTTTTACAGATCCAACTGATGCAGTGATATATGAATTACATGTTAGAGATTTTTCAATTGATAAAAGTTCTAAGATAAAAAATAAGGGAACTTTTATGGGACTTATTGAAAAACATGGTATTAACTATTTAAAATCTCTTGGAATTACTCATTTACAATTATTACCAATATTTGATTATAGTAAAGAATCAGTAGATGAAACTGATATATTTGAAAAATATAACTGGGGATATGACCCTGTAAATTATAACGCAGTTGAAGGTTCGTATTCTCGTAATCCATATATTCCTGAAAATAGAATAATGGAACTAAAAAAAATGATAAAAAAATTACATGAGAATGATATCCGTGTAATAATGGACGTTGTATACAACCATGTTTATGATGTTAAAAGTCATAGTTTTGATAAATTAAATCCAAATTATGCTTTTAGAATGAATGAGGACGGTAAAACTTATTCAAATGGTACAGGTTGTGGAAATGATGTAGCATCAGAAAAAAAATGGATTAGAAAATACATTGTAGATAGTGTCGTTTATTGGGCTAAAGAATATAAACTTGATGGTTTCAGATTTGATTTAATGGGTATATTAGATGTAACTACAATGAATGAAATACGTAAAGAATTAGATAAAATAGATAAAGGGATTATAATCCTTGGTGAAGGTTGGGATCTTAACACTACTTTACCTGATGATAAAAAAGCAAAACAAAGTAATGCAATTCAAATGGAAAGAATAGCCTTTTTCAGTGATAACTTTAGAGACAGTATAAAAGGAAGCACATTTGAAACTGTAGGTAAAGGATTTATAAGTGGTTCTAGGAAAAAAAATGATGACGTAATAAAATCAATAAAAGGTGGTAACGGACTATATTCTTACACAGGTCCAGAACAAGTTGTGCAATATGTTGAAGCTCACGATAATTATACTATGTTTGACCATCTAACTAAACTTAATATTAAATTCATTAAAAGAAGACATTTAATTGCAACATCATTGGTTTTAACTTCACAAGGTGTCCCATTTTTACATGCAGGACAAGAATTTTTCAGAACAAAACAAGGTGTTGAAAATTCATATAAATCATCTGATGAAATAAATAAATTTGATTGGAATTTAGCAAAACAAAATAAAAAATATATTAAGTATGTTTCAGATTTAATTAGTTTAAGAAAAAGTGAAAAATTATTCAGAATGAAAACATATGATGAAATTGAAAAAAAACTTACAGTTTTAGAACATAAAAATAATGTCCTTGTATATTCATTAGGATCACACAAAAAATACATTATTATTGCCAATGCGTCAACATCAAAAATTAAAGTTAATTTTAATGGTGAATATAATGTAATATTTAATAATTTTAAACAAATTGAAGATGATGTACGTGTAAGAAAAAGTATTGATGTGACATCTTTAAACTTTATAATATTAAGAAAAATAAAATAA
- a CDS encoding ABC transporter substrate-binding protein, with translation MKKLYIIITIILLIFSCAKKPKKEDKTKFNIGILQLVAHPALDKARNGFEDAFKEKGIKVSFKEKNANGELATANLIANTFVNENVDLIYAIATTSAQASLNATKDIPIIFSAVTNPIDAGLKSKNITGVSDKINVKEQLLLLKQIKPDVKTVGFLYNSSEKNSVSQLQEIEKVAKELDLTIVSKSVTQANEVLQTLKYLLDKSDALYTPTDNLIASVMPLITSNAIESKKIVIGAEASHVELGALISKGIDYYEMGKVAGEMAIKVLVEKTKPEQIPYLTLNATDVKINKNTLNKLKITLNDSIK, from the coding sequence ATGAAAAAATTATATATCATTATTACAATAATATTACTTATATTTTCTTGTGCTAAAAAACCTAAAAAAGAGGATAAAACAAAGTTTAACATAGGAATTTTACAACTTGTTGCTCACCCTGCTCTTGATAAAGCAAGAAATGGTTTTGAAGATGCTTTCAAAGAAAAAGGAATAAAAGTAAGCTTTAAAGAAAAAAATGCAAACGGTGAACTTGCTACTGCAAATCTTATTGCTAATACTTTTGTAAATGAAAATGTTGACTTAATTTATGCAATTGCCACAACAAGTGCACAAGCAAGTTTAAATGCTACAAAAGATATACCTATTATTTTTTCTGCTGTTACAAACCCTATAGATGCTGGATTAAAAAGCAAAAATATAACAGGTGTTAGTGATAAAATAAATGTCAAAGAACAGTTATTACTTTTAAAGCAAATAAAACCTGATGTTAAAACTGTTGGATTTTTATATAATTCATCTGAAAAAAATTCTGTATCACAATTACAAGAAATAGAAAAAGTTGCAAAAGAATTAGATTTAACAATTGTTTCTAAAAGTGTTACACAAGCTAATGAAGTTTTACAAACTTTAAAATATCTTTTAGATAAATCTGATGCTCTATACACACCTACTGATAATTTAATAGCATCTGTAATGCCTTTAATTACTTCTAATGCTATCGAAAGCAAAAAAATAGTAATTGGTGCTGAAGCTTCACATGTTGAACTTGGGGCATTAATTTCAAAAGGTATTGATTACTATGAAATGGGTAAAGTTGCGGGTGAAATGGCAATTAAGGTCCTAGTTGAAAAAACAAAGCCGGAACAAATACCATATTTAACACTTAATGCAACAGATGTTAAAATTAATAAGAATACTTTAAATAAGCTAAAAATTACATTAAACGATTCAATTAAATAG
- a CDS encoding ABC transporter substrate-binding protein: MKKHLTLFLLFITMLSCSLKKEKKETKISTNYTYSIGISEITSHPSLDLVIKGISETLKNDNVDIQVMVANGELATANLIASNFNKNKDIVIGVGTGAAQALKNNITDKPILFSAVSDPKEAGLMAENITGVSDMILDVNKSLKLLKEKFPNTKTIGILFSSSELNSAVQVKNIKKAAKDLNLKVIEGAASNANDLVQVTNVLIEKVDAIYVPTDNLVVSNISYVIDIANKKSKPLIVSENVSVQLGALFAYGVDYYEIGKRTAELVKEILNGKDISQIPYEAIIKTKLYFNKDTAKKLNVTFDDTKKE; this comes from the coding sequence ATGAAAAAACATTTAACCTTATTTTTACTATTTATAACTATGCTTTCATGTTCATTAAAAAAAGAAAAAAAGGAAACTAAAATTAGTACAAATTATACTTATTCTATTGGAATATCTGAAATTACATCACATCCTTCACTGGATTTAGTAATTAAAGGAATTAGCGAAACTTTAAAAAATGATAATGTTGATATACAAGTAATGGTTGCTAATGGGGAACTTGCTACTGCAAATCTTATTGCAAGTAATTTTAATAAAAATAAAGATATTGTAATTGGGGTTGGAACAGGAGCTGCACAGGCTTTAAAAAATAATATAACTGACAAACCAATCTTATTTTCAGCTGTAAGTGATCCTAAAGAAGCAGGATTAATGGCTGAAAATATAACAGGTGTAAGTGATATGATTTTAGATGTAAATAAAAGTTTAAAATTACTTAAAGAAAAATTTCCAAACACTAAAACAATAGGTATTCTTTTTTCAAGCTCTGAATTAAATTCAGCAGTTCAAGTGAAAAATATAAAAAAGGCAGCGAAAGATTTAAACTTAAAAGTTATTGAAGGTGCTGCTTCAAACGCAAATGATTTAGTTCAAGTTACCAACGTTTTAATTGAAAAAGTTGATGCCATATATGTTCCAACTGATAATTTAGTCGTTTCTAATATTTCATATGTAATTGATATAGCTAATAAAAAATCTAAACCTTTAATTGTATCTGAAAATGTTTCAGTTCAATTAGGTGCATTATTTGCATATGGTGTAGATTATTATGAAATTGGTAAAAGAACTGCCGAACTTGTAAAAGAAATACTTAATGGAAAAGATATAAGTCAAATTCCGTATGAAGCAATAATAAAAACAAAATTATATTTTAATAAAGATACGGCAAAAAAACTAAATGTAACATTTGATGATACAAAAAAGGAGTAA